One window from the genome of Echinicola vietnamensis DSM 17526 encodes:
- a CDS encoding ABC transporter ATP-binding protein: MQALIERKHQTVQHLKDQPEMLVCDQLKKVYPTPKGDYVVLDDLNLSIRKGEFVSIIGHSGCGKSTLLTMIAGLNDISGGKIKVDGTPVIEAGPDRAVVFQSPSLLPWLSALDNVMIGVKQVFPHASRAQKQDICKYYLDKVGLGADFDKKAHSLSQGMQQRVGIARAFALKPKLLLLDEPFGMLDSLTRGELQDVLLEIWQREKITAVAITHDVDESIFLADRVIMMTSGPYAKIGDELIIPFERPRVRKAVLEHPEYYDYRGYLMNFLNH; encoded by the coding sequence ATGCAAGCCTTAATAGAACGAAAGCACCAAACCGTCCAACACCTGAAAGATCAACCTGAAATGCTCGTTTGCGATCAGCTCAAAAAGGTCTATCCTACCCCAAAAGGAGACTATGTGGTACTGGATGACCTTAACCTAAGTATTCGCAAAGGAGAATTCGTTTCGATCATCGGCCATTCCGGCTGTGGAAAATCAACCCTCCTCACCATGATCGCTGGCCTAAACGACATTTCAGGTGGGAAAATCAAGGTAGATGGCACCCCTGTCATCGAGGCAGGACCGGATCGGGCAGTCGTCTTCCAGTCCCCTAGCCTATTGCCGTGGCTTTCTGCCTTGGATAATGTCATGATCGGTGTCAAACAAGTATTTCCCCATGCCAGTCGCGCACAGAAACAGGACATCTGTAAATATTACCTCGACAAGGTTGGTCTTGGAGCTGATTTTGACAAAAAGGCCCATTCCCTCTCCCAAGGCATGCAGCAACGTGTGGGTATCGCCAGAGCATTTGCGCTGAAGCCAAAATTACTGCTATTGGATGAACCTTTCGGGATGCTGGACTCCTTGACCAGGGGGGAATTGCAGGATGTCCTGCTGGAAATTTGGCAGCGGGAGAAAATCACGGCCGTGGCCATTACCCATGACGTGGACGAATCCATCTTTTTGGCCGATCGCGTCATCATGATGACCAGTGGCCCCTATGCCAAAATAGGCGATGAACTCATCATTCCATTTGAGCGGCCGCGGGTACGGAAAGCAGTCTTGGAGCATCCCGAATATTACGACTATCGGGGCTATCTCATGAATTTTCTAAACCACTGA
- a CDS encoding pentapeptide repeat-containing protein, translating into MKTAYFEAKEFFEEDFSTGFPTGEYEECRFVRCNFAEVNLRDVVFSECTFEHCNLSNAQLQNTSLRDVEFSSCKLLGLRFDKCNPFLLTATFVESQLDYASFYGLKMKQTTFRSCKMQEVEFVETDLTGSVFDQCDLRQAVFDRALLEKADFRTAENFSIDPERNQLKKAKFSLATVTGLLDKYDITVR; encoded by the coding sequence ATGAAAACAGCCTATTTTGAAGCCAAGGAGTTTTTTGAAGAAGATTTTAGCACAGGTTTTCCCACGGGAGAATACGAGGAATGCAGGTTTGTGCGCTGCAATTTTGCGGAAGTGAACCTTCGTGACGTCGTTTTTTCGGAATGTACGTTTGAACATTGTAACCTTAGCAATGCCCAGCTTCAAAATACCAGCCTCAGGGATGTTGAGTTTTCCAGTTGTAAACTATTGGGCTTGCGATTTGACAAGTGCAATCCATTTCTGCTGACCGCTACTTTTGTGGAGAGCCAGCTTGATTATGCTTCTTTTTATGGCTTGAAAATGAAGCAGACGACGTTTAGGTCCTGCAAGATGCAAGAAGTGGAGTTTGTGGAGACTGATCTGACAGGATCAGTATTTGACCAGTGTGATTTACGTCAGGCGGTCTTTGATCGGGCTCTATTGGAAAAGGCGGATTTTAGGACAGCGGAGAATTTCTCCATTGATCCAGAACGAAACCAGCTCAAAAAGGCCAAATTTTCCTTGGCCACTGTCACGGGGTTATTGGATAAATACGATATTACGGTTCGGTAA
- a CDS encoding GNAT family N-acetyltransferase: MNAYDIIIRQAELNDMIKVQQLYVETIQNSCKNDYSEEQIAAWISSVINEARWQQALKEEFFLVAEYDEKIVGFGALKDDNYIDFMYIQHEYQRLGLAERLLKALEHQAKKNHSAEIIADASKTAVPFFEKMGFRMVQENTKVVNGLELVNYRVEKAFLE, translated from the coding sequence ATGAATGCTTACGACATAATTATTCGACAAGCTGAACTAAATGATATGATAAAAGTCCAGCAATTGTACGTGGAAACGATCCAAAATTCCTGTAAGAACGATTATTCCGAGGAGCAGATTGCAGCTTGGATATCCTCTGTCATCAATGAGGCAAGGTGGCAGCAAGCCCTCAAAGAAGAGTTTTTTCTAGTAGCCGAATATGATGAAAAGATCGTAGGTTTTGGTGCATTGAAGGATGACAATTACATTGATTTTATGTATATCCAGCATGAATATCAGCGTTTGGGTTTGGCCGAAAGACTATTAAAAGCATTGGAGCATCAGGCAAAAAAGAATCATTCAGCGGAGATCATAGCAGATGCCAGTAAGACGGCCGTGCCTTTTTTTGAAAAGATGGGTTTTCGAATGGTCCAGGAAAACACCAAAGTCGTCAATGGCCTCGAGCTCGTGAATTATCGAGTGGAAAAAGCATTTTTAGAATAG
- a CDS encoding ABC transporter permease, whose protein sequence is MKDKTIHTMRTLGLGFLEPLVRLFAGEEPKKNGLALVRGTLLPLLSILVFILVWHLGATALYNKEAEARIEKARTEQGDEAAAAMADCIASGDISCQPNTLPSPKQVYAAYISLWKDHLNITDKKREFREKVADTNAERAEQGLDPITYTGRPSFVDQIGTSLKTVAAGFLLALVIAVPIGIIIGLSDVLRNSFNWLIQILKPVSPVVWLLLVFMVVKTLITDPQMDKSFIISAISVGLCAMWATLVNTSLGVSSVDKDYINVAKVLKLGVGKKIFKIILPASFPLIFTGLRITVSVAWMVLIAIELLAQSPGLGSFVWEEFQNGASDSNAKIIVAMFIIGIIGFLLDRIMLTVQQLMTFQKA, encoded by the coding sequence ATGAAAGATAAAACAATCCACACCATGCGCACCCTAGGCCTTGGCTTTTTGGAGCCACTGGTACGGTTATTTGCAGGAGAAGAACCGAAGAAAAACGGACTGGCATTAGTCAGGGGAACATTGCTTCCCCTGCTTTCCATCCTGGTATTTATCCTGGTATGGCACCTGGGTGCTACGGCACTTTATAATAAAGAAGCCGAAGCTCGGATCGAAAAAGCCAGAACGGAGCAAGGCGATGAAGCTGCCGCAGCCATGGCCGACTGTATCGCATCGGGTGATATCAGCTGCCAGCCAAACACGCTTCCTTCTCCCAAACAGGTATATGCCGCTTACATTTCCCTTTGGAAGGATCACTTGAACATTACGGACAAGAAAAGGGAGTTCCGTGAAAAAGTAGCCGATACCAATGCTGAGCGAGCGGAACAAGGACTCGATCCCATTACTTACACCGGCAGGCCCTCCTTTGTCGATCAAATTGGTACCAGCTTAAAAACCGTCGCGGCTGGCTTTTTACTGGCCTTGGTCATCGCTGTCCCCATCGGGATCATCATCGGCCTAAGTGACGTTTTACGAAATTCCTTCAATTGGCTGATCCAAATCCTCAAGCCGGTTTCTCCGGTGGTCTGGCTGCTATTGGTATTCATGGTGGTCAAAACCCTCATCACCGATCCGCAAATGGACAAGTCATTCATCATTTCGGCCATCAGTGTAGGGCTTTGTGCCATGTGGGCCACTTTGGTAAATACCAGCTTGGGCGTTTCCTCTGTGGACAAAGACTATATTAATGTCGCCAAGGTACTCAAGCTCGGTGTGGGCAAAAAGATTTTCAAAATCATCCTACCGGCTTCCTTTCCTTTGATCTTCACTGGTTTGCGGATTACGGTTTCCGTGGCCTGGATGGTACTCATTGCCATTGAGCTACTGGCCCAAAGTCCCGGCTTGGGAAGCTTCGTTTGGGAAGAATTCCAAAACGGCGCCAGCGACTCCAATGCCAAAATCATTGTGGCCATGTTTATCATCGGCATCATCGGCTTTCTCTTGGACCGCATCATGCTTACCGTCCAGCAACTAATGACTTTCCAAAAAGCATAA
- a CDS encoding Crp/Fnr family transcriptional regulator, translating to METHNPHCYTCTNTSCIIKRNCHLQEMAVFLEHKSTIRCKKGQNFIIEGAPIHGLYFINHGKVKVAKTGLNGKEQIVRLTKDGDIIGHRGFGAGQAYHISATALEDTTLCNFSTEKMKEMLQQLPSLSYDLMTFYAEELSRSETKVKKFAQMTVREKVIDAFLYINRKFGQKDGFFDVKLSRKEIADFAGTTDEQVIRIISSLKKEGLIQASGRNLGIKNVELLRKEISEHNYFIDS from the coding sequence ATGGAAACGCACAACCCACATTGCTATACGTGTACCAATACCTCTTGCATCATCAAGCGAAACTGTCATCTTCAGGAAATGGCTGTATTTTTGGAGCATAAGAGCACCATTCGCTGTAAGAAAGGGCAAAACTTTATCATCGAGGGAGCGCCCATTCACGGCTTGTATTTTATCAATCATGGGAAGGTAAAAGTGGCAAAAACAGGCTTGAACGGCAAAGAGCAAATTGTCCGGCTTACCAAAGATGGAGACATCATCGGCCACCGGGGATTTGGAGCAGGACAAGCCTACCACATCTCGGCCACGGCACTGGAGGACACGACCCTTTGCAATTTCTCCACCGAAAAGATGAAAGAGATGTTACAGCAGTTGCCGTCATTAAGCTATGATTTGATGACCTTTTACGCAGAAGAACTCAGTAGAAGCGAAACCAAAGTCAAGAAATTTGCTCAAATGACTGTTCGTGAGAAAGTTATTGATGCTTTTTTGTATATTAATAGAAAATTTGGCCAGAAAGATGGCTTTTTCGATGTAAAGTTATCCAGAAAAGAGATAGCTGATTTTGCCGGCACCACGGATGAACAGGTCATCCGAATCATTTCCTCACTGAAAAAAGAAGGACTCATTCAGGCATCAGGAAGAAATTTAGGAATAAAAAACGTAGAATTACTTAGAAAAGAGATTTCGGAACACAATTACTTTATTGATAGCTAA
- a CDS encoding Crp/Fnr family transcriptional regulator — protein MEAIRRFFEAQVPLNDKDWLYFAQKLKERHFPAKSPITAAGKPEEYLSFIQTGMVRYYIPGEQELTFGFSFAGEFMSAYDAFLTHSPSNYTIETLEETTVWSITHADLQAVYANTDVGERIGRHAAEGLFLKKAKRELALLEDAPEQRYLNLFSERPELIRKIPLKYIASYIGITPQALSRIRKRISL, from the coding sequence ATGGAAGCCATCAGAAGATTTTTCGAAGCACAAGTGCCCTTGAACGATAAGGACTGGCTGTATTTTGCCCAAAAACTAAAGGAAAGGCATTTTCCTGCCAAATCCCCCATCACCGCTGCTGGTAAACCTGAGGAATACCTTTCCTTTATCCAAACAGGAATGGTGCGGTACTATATTCCGGGAGAACAGGAACTGACATTTGGTTTTTCGTTTGCCGGAGAATTCATGAGTGCCTACGATGCATTTTTGACCCATTCGCCAAGTAACTATACGATTGAAACGCTTGAAGAAACCACCGTTTGGAGCATTACCCATGCTGATTTGCAAGCGGTTTATGCGAATACCGATGTAGGAGAGCGTATCGGAAGGCATGCAGCCGAAGGGTTGTTTTTGAAGAAAGCCAAGCGGGAACTGGCCCTCTTGGAGGATGCTCCAGAACAACGATACCTTAACCTCTTCTCGGAACGGCCCGAATTGATTCGTAAAATACCCCTGAAGTATATTGCGAGTTATATTGGCATTACTCCCCAAGCCCTCAGCCGGATCCGGAAGCGCATTTCCCTGTGA
- a CDS encoding GNAT family N-acetyltransferase, with protein sequence MENHWLTPLTLKGEKVTLVPLQQAHRDGLIEAAADGKLWELWYTSVPSPETMDQYIEQALQQQAASTSLPFVIIDNASEKVVGCTRYCNAEAKHKRLEIGFTWYAKSVQRTGLNRECKYLLLQHAFEKLDFICVQFKTDWFNLPSRNAIAKLGAKQDGILRNDRLNADGTYRDTVVFSIIQQEWHGVKKNLSYRMNHFIG encoded by the coding sequence ATGGAAAATCACTGGCTCACGCCCTTAACCCTGAAAGGAGAAAAAGTCACCCTCGTTCCACTACAACAGGCACATCGTGATGGGCTGATCGAGGCGGCTGCTGACGGAAAGCTTTGGGAGCTTTGGTATACGTCTGTTCCTTCACCAGAAACCATGGACCAATACATAGAGCAAGCCCTTCAACAACAAGCTGCCTCCACAAGCTTGCCCTTTGTGATTATTGACAACGCATCAGAAAAAGTCGTGGGCTGCACCCGGTACTGCAACGCCGAAGCCAAGCACAAACGCCTTGAGATCGGCTTTACCTGGTACGCCAAAAGCGTCCAAAGAACCGGCCTTAACCGTGAATGCAAATACCTGCTGCTCCAGCATGCCTTCGAAAAACTGGATTTCATTTGTGTTCAGTTCAAGACCGATTGGTTTAACCTTCCCTCTCGCAATGCGATTGCTAAACTTGGAGCCAAGCAAGACGGCATCCTCCGCAATGACCGGCTGAATGCTGATGGCACCTACCGGGACACGGTTGTTTTTTCCATTATCCAGCAAGAATGGCATGGCGTCAAAAAAAACCTGAGCTACCGAATGAACCATTTTATTGGTTAA
- a CDS encoding alginate export family protein, producing MKKIYLLTIILCSFLVTNTIAQVRISAEVRPRSEFRNGFKTLTDDSKDPAFFTEQRSRLYLDYTNSDFVFKLAFQDIRIWGETTQIFKKEPGNTFISEAWGQYFFNPKFSVKVGRQILSYDNQRFLGGLEWAQQGRRHDALLFIYESEEKDTQLHVGLAYNQDDDVPEPTFLQGDGANFYSVAGNYKTMQYAWFHKDFNTGGFSLLAHNAGYQNADSTVSNKQTFGFIPNVTIGQVTLKGDFYYQSGKQGTNDVSAFLAGINATIPTAVTPLTFGVEYISGDDDLTDGKNTNFNPDFGTNHAFNGFMDYFYVGPANGAIGVNDIYLKTKWKIGKGSLQGHLHQFFTGSSQYDTTGESLSKAMGTEIDLVYAIKLAEAVTWNIGYSQMFATDTMESLRGGDRTHIQNWAWTMITFKPTLFTSSK from the coding sequence ATGAAGAAGATTTATCTCCTAACCATCATTTTATGCAGCTTTTTGGTGACCAATACCATTGCTCAGGTCCGTATTTCGGCCGAAGTACGACCAAGGTCGGAATTTAGAAATGGTTTTAAAACCTTAACAGATGATAGCAAGGATCCTGCTTTTTTTACGGAGCAACGCTCTAGACTTTACCTGGACTATACCAACAGCGACTTTGTATTTAAGTTGGCCTTTCAGGATATTCGTATCTGGGGCGAAACCACGCAAATCTTCAAAAAAGAACCCGGTAACACTTTCATCAGTGAAGCTTGGGGCCAGTATTTCTTCAATCCCAAATTTTCCGTCAAGGTGGGTCGCCAGATCCTGTCCTATGATAACCAGCGCTTCCTCGGTGGCCTGGAATGGGCGCAGCAAGGAAGACGGCACGATGCCCTTCTTTTTATCTACGAAAGTGAAGAAAAAGATACCCAGCTGCATGTAGGACTGGCCTATAATCAAGATGATGATGTGCCAGAGCCAACCTTCCTACAAGGCGATGGAGCCAATTTTTATAGTGTAGCCGGCAACTATAAAACCATGCAATACGCTTGGTTCCATAAGGATTTCAACACTGGGGGTTTCTCGCTTTTGGCCCATAACGCGGGGTACCAAAATGCAGACAGTACCGTATCCAACAAGCAAACCTTTGGCTTCATCCCGAATGTAACCATCGGGCAGGTAACCCTAAAAGGGGATTTCTACTATCAATCTGGCAAACAAGGCACCAATGATGTCAGTGCTTTTTTGGCAGGCATTAATGCGACCATTCCCACCGCAGTCACTCCCTTGACCTTTGGTGTGGAATACATCTCCGGTGACGATGATCTTACAGATGGCAAGAACACAAACTTCAACCCTGACTTTGGCACCAACCATGCCTTTAACGGGTTCATGGATTACTTCTACGTAGGCCCTGCCAATGGCGCTATAGGTGTCAACGACATTTACCTCAAAACCAAATGGAAAATCGGCAAAGGAAGTCTTCAAGGGCACCTGCATCAGTTTTTTACAGGCTCCAGTCAGTATGACACAACGGGTGAATCCCTCTCCAAGGCCATGGGAACAGAAATAGACTTGGTATATGCCATCAAGCTTGCGGAAGCCGTCACCTGGAACATTGGCTATTCCCAGATGTTTGCCACGGACACCATGGAATCCCTTCGCGGTGGAGACCGCACCCACATCCAAAACTGGGCCTGGACCATGATCACTTTCAAACCTACCTTATTCACCTCATCAAAGTAA
- a CDS encoding CmpA/NrtA family ABC transporter substrate-binding protein: MKYLQSKWIVASILVPFLSASLASCGGGNSSASNEQTTDESSNSNKLAIEKPQLTFGFIKLTDMAPLAIAKEMGFFEDEGLYVTIEAQSNWKNVLDRVIDGQLDGSHMLAGQPIAAGAGFGRQAELVTPFSMDLNGNGITVSNEVWSAMEPNIPKDADGRPQHPIKADALAPVIQDYKTSGRPFKMGMVFPVSTHNYEIRYWLAAAGINPGFYTADNSQGQVDADVLLSVTPPPQMPATLEAGTIYGYCVGEPWNQQAVFKGIGVPVTTNYDIWKNNPEKVFVMSKKFVDENPNTAIAVTKALIRAGKWLDTPGNRPEAVGILSRPEYVGADSVVIANSMTGTFEFEKGDKRSMPDFNVFFRHHATYPYYSDGIWFLTQMRRWGQIPESKSEEWYHETIKDIYRPDIWEKAAEMLLAERNLDAEDIPETDGYKPATDEFIDGTMYDGKDPIQYINSFKIGNKD, encoded by the coding sequence ATGAAATATCTACAATCAAAATGGATTGTGGCCAGTATCCTAGTGCCTTTTCTGTCGGCCTCTCTGGCCAGCTGTGGCGGTGGAAATTCGTCCGCATCCAATGAACAAACAACTGATGAATCCTCCAACAGCAATAAACTTGCGATAGAAAAGCCCCAACTGACCTTTGGTTTTATCAAACTGACCGATATGGCTCCACTGGCCATTGCCAAAGAAATGGGCTTCTTCGAAGACGAAGGGCTTTACGTCACCATCGAAGCCCAGTCCAATTGGAAAAATGTCCTCGACCGGGTCATTGACGGCCAACTGGACGGTTCTCACATGCTTGCCGGGCAGCCTATCGCCGCGGGAGCGGGCTTTGGACGCCAGGCCGAACTGGTCACTCCCTTTTCCATGGATCTCAACGGAAACGGCATTACGGTCTCTAACGAAGTGTGGTCAGCAATGGAGCCAAACATTCCTAAAGATGCCGATGGGCGACCTCAACACCCCATCAAAGCGGATGCCTTGGCCCCTGTCATCCAAGACTATAAAACCAGTGGAAGGCCTTTTAAAATGGGAATGGTCTTTCCGGTATCCACACACAACTACGAGATCCGTTACTGGTTGGCAGCAGCGGGGATCAACCCTGGCTTTTATACCGCTGACAACTCCCAAGGCCAGGTGGATGCGGATGTTTTGCTATCCGTAACGCCTCCGCCACAGATGCCTGCTACCCTGGAAGCAGGAACCATTTATGGCTATTGCGTAGGAGAACCATGGAACCAGCAAGCCGTCTTCAAAGGCATTGGTGTACCGGTAACCACCAATTACGACATATGGAAAAACAATCCTGAAAAGGTCTTCGTGATGTCCAAAAAGTTTGTGGACGAAAATCCAAACACGGCCATTGCGGTCACCAAAGCCCTTATCAGAGCAGGAAAATGGCTGGACACTCCAGGAAATCGTCCAGAAGCTGTAGGCATCCTTTCCCGTCCAGAGTATGTGGGAGCAGACTCGGTGGTCATCGCCAATTCCATGACCGGGACGTTTGAATTTGAAAAAGGGGACAAGCGATCCATGCCGGACTTTAACGTCTTCTTCCGTCACCATGCCACTTATCCCTATTATTCAGACGGTATTTGGTTTCTTACCCAGATGCGCCGATGGGGCCAGATTCCTGAAAGCAAATCGGAAGAGTGGTACCACGAAACCATTAAGGACATTTATCGCCCTGATATTTGGGAAAAAGCTGCAGAAATGCTCTTAGCAGAAAGAAACTTGGACGCAGAAGATATCCCAGAAACGGATGGTTACAAACCCGCCACCGATGAATTTATCGACGGCACCATGTACGATGGAAAAGACCCCATCCAATACATCAACAGCTTTAAGATTGGAAATAAGGACTAA
- a CDS encoding ABC transporter ATP-binding protein, with protein sequence MAIIELNNVSKSFGMGASRVDVLSDINLQVAEGEFVAIVGFSGSGKTTLINLLNGLAFPDQGEVLLHGQPVTGPGPDRGVIFQNYSLLPWLSVYNNVKLAVDEVFPQLSSKEKASHIKKYIGMVNLTPAMDKLPKELSGGMRQRVSVARALAMNPEILLMDEPLSALDALTRGSLQEEIIRIWSQDKKTAILITNDVDEGILMADRIIPLTPGPKATLGPEFTIDIERPRDLSAINQNDDYKKLRNEIIEYLIEVGASRKKSGDQHYILPDLKPVLPGRVFPGIKRKSEKVKYF encoded by the coding sequence ATGGCAATCATAGAACTGAACAACGTATCCAAATCCTTTGGCATGGGAGCTTCCCGGGTAGACGTCCTTTCGGATATCAACCTCCAGGTGGCAGAAGGTGAATTTGTGGCCATTGTGGGATTTTCTGGATCCGGCAAAACCACGCTGATCAATCTCCTGAATGGGCTGGCTTTTCCTGATCAAGGAGAAGTGCTCCTGCACGGGCAGCCCGTCACAGGGCCAGGCCCCGACCGAGGTGTGATTTTCCAAAACTACTCCTTGCTCCCTTGGCTTTCTGTTTACAACAACGTCAAGCTGGCAGTGGATGAAGTATTTCCACAGCTGTCCTCCAAAGAAAAAGCAAGCCATATCAAAAAGTACATTGGCATGGTAAACCTCACCCCTGCCATGGACAAACTGCCCAAAGAACTTTCTGGTGGAATGCGCCAGCGGGTATCGGTGGCGCGTGCACTGGCGATGAATCCGGAAATTTTACTGATGGATGAACCGCTAAGTGCCCTGGATGCCCTCACCCGAGGAAGCCTACAGGAAGAAATCATCCGTATCTGGAGTCAGGACAAGAAAACCGCCATTCTCATTACCAATGATGTGGATGAAGGCATCCTGATGGCCGATCGCATTATCCCGCTAACACCTGGCCCCAAGGCCACTTTGGGTCCTGAATTTACCATTGACATCGAACGTCCCCGAGACCTCTCCGCCATCAATCAAAACGATGATTATAAAAAACTCCGAAATGAAATCATCGAATACCTGATAGAAGTAGGAGCCAGTAGGAAAAAATCCGGAGACCAACACTACATTCTCCCCGACCTAAAACCCGTCCTGCCGGGCAGGGTATTTCCTGGAATCAAACGAAAAAGCGAAAAAGTCAAATACTTCTAA
- a CDS encoding S9 family peptidase codes for MKKLTFIAYCTALMLLGHLGQAQDSLLDIDRIYSGEFQQEGMSAYQWIDNGDAYAVVERAADGNPQIAKYQTSSGEKSLLVTGEQLVPDGADGSIGVERFSFSPDKTKLLIFTNSSRVWRANTKGDYWILDLETEELRQVGRKFPASSLMFAKFSADQQHVGYVQDFNLYVENIASGEVTQLTKRANEAIINGTFDWAYEEEFGARDGFRWSPSSEHLAFWNFDISGVGTFYMIDNIDSIYSKPLPIQYPKVGQDPSAVKLGIADLKGENIHWVPIPGTANQNYLPGMQWVDEETLLIQQLNRHQNKLTVWKYDLGTAALEQLYVETEDTWVDIYYPDVSAGGWEENDLKLIDDNKAFLRMTEDDDWRHVYRVNIATGEKTLLTPTDFDVASIAGVTDKAIYFHASPENTAQRFLYQANWKGKVKRVTPAEMAGINLYNCAPNGKFAIQQHDEALAPTRYSLISLPDHKPIRPLVTNTPYAQQLQDLALPEVTFFQVTTEEGVPIDGRMIKPVDFDPEKEYPVLFHVYGEPWGAVATDNFIGLWNIMLAQKGYIIIDMDNRGTPCLKGSEWRKSIYRKVGRINAKDQALAAKAVFQQFPFVDASRVAVWGWSGGGSMTQNLLFKYPEIYHTGMAVAGVSLQLIYDNIYQERYMGLPKENIADFIEGSPISHAKGLEGNLLLVHGTNDDNVHYQSQELLVNELIRQNKQFDMIAYPNRSHGIYEGMNTRRHLYTLLTNYLMEKVPINQ; via the coding sequence ATGAAGAAGTTAACCTTTATCGCATATTGTACCGCCTTGATGCTGCTTGGTCATCTTGGCCAAGCGCAAGATTCCCTATTGGACATCGACCGGATATATTCTGGAGAATTTCAGCAGGAAGGGATGAGCGCTTACCAGTGGATTGACAATGGAGACGCCTATGCCGTGGTCGAGCGGGCCGCAGATGGCAACCCGCAAATTGCGAAGTACCAAACCTCTTCAGGTGAAAAAAGTCTTTTGGTAACGGGAGAGCAGCTGGTGCCCGATGGTGCCGATGGCTCCATCGGTGTGGAGCGCTTTTCCTTTTCGCCCGACAAGACCAAGCTCTTGATTTTTACCAATAGCTCCCGCGTATGGCGGGCAAATACAAAGGGTGATTACTGGATATTGGATTTGGAGACGGAAGAACTCCGTCAGGTAGGCCGTAAATTTCCAGCGTCCTCCTTGATGTTTGCCAAATTCTCTGCCGATCAACAGCATGTCGGTTACGTTCAGGATTTTAACCTTTATGTGGAAAACATTGCCAGTGGAGAGGTGACGCAGCTCACCAAGCGGGCTAATGAGGCCATCATCAACGGTACCTTTGACTGGGCATATGAAGAGGAATTTGGGGCACGGGACGGCTTTCGCTGGAGTCCTTCCAGTGAGCATTTGGCCTTCTGGAATTTTGATATCTCCGGTGTCGGAACCTTCTATATGATTGATAATATCGATTCCATTTATTCCAAACCCCTTCCCATCCAATACCCCAAAGTAGGCCAGGATCCTTCTGCAGTCAAGCTGGGCATCGCTGACCTGAAAGGAGAAAATATCCACTGGGTGCCGATTCCGGGCACTGCAAACCAAAATTACCTTCCGGGCATGCAGTGGGTGGATGAAGAAACACTGCTCATCCAACAGCTCAACCGCCATCAGAATAAACTAACCGTATGGAAATACGATTTGGGTACCGCTGCCCTGGAGCAGCTTTATGTCGAAACTGAGGACACTTGGGTGGATATCTACTATCCGGATGTTTCGGCAGGAGGATGGGAAGAAAATGACCTAAAGCTAATAGACGATAACAAGGCTTTCTTGCGGATGACGGAAGACGATGACTGGCGTCATGTTTACCGAGTGAATATTGCTACTGGAGAAAAAACACTGCTGACACCTACTGATTTTGATGTAGCCTCTATCGCAGGAGTAACGGATAAGGCCATCTATTTTCATGCCTCTCCGGAGAATACCGCCCAGCGATTTCTCTATCAAGCCAACTGGAAAGGAAAGGTCAAGCGGGTAACGCCAGCCGAAATGGCTGGGATAAACCTGTACAACTGCGCTCCCAATGGGAAATTTGCGATCCAGCAACACGATGAGGCGTTGGCTCCTACGCGATACTCCTTAATCAGCTTGCCAGATCATAAGCCCATTCGGCCATTGGTAACCAATACCCCCTATGCGCAACAGCTGCAAGACCTGGCCCTTCCAGAAGTAACCTTTTTCCAAGTCACCACCGAAGAAGGTGTCCCCATCGATGGGAGAATGATCAAGCCGGTGGATTTTGACCCGGAAAAGGAATATCCTGTGCTTTTTCATGTGTACGGTGAACCTTGGGGTGCGGTGGCGACGGACAATTTTATTGGCCTATGGAACATCATGTTGGCCCAAAAAGGCTATATCATCATCGATATGGACAACCGCGGAACTCCTTGCCTGAAAGGCAGTGAATGGCGCAAAAGTATCTATCGAAAAGTAGGCCGGATCAATGCAAAGGACCAAGCTTTGGCAGCCAAAGCAGTCTTCCAGCAGTTTCCTTTTGTAGACGCTAGCCGTGTCGCCGTCTGGGGATGGAGTGGTGGTGGCTCCATGACGCAAAACCTGCTCTTTAAGTATCCAGAAATCTACCATACCGGCATGGCGGTGGCAGGAGTATCCCTGCAGCTGATCTATGACAATATCTACCAGGAACGGTATATGGGGCTACCCAAAGAAAACATAGCAGATTTTATCGAAGGCTCTCCCATTTCCCACGCCAAAGGCCTGGAAGGTAACCTCCTCTTGGTCCACGGCACCAATGACGACAATGTCCATTACCAAAGTCAGGAATTATTGGTCAATGAGCTGATCCGTCAGAACAAGCAATTTGACATGATTGCCTATCCAAACCGATCCCACGGCATTTATGAGGGCATGAATACGCGTCGCCATCTTTACACACTCTTGACCAATTACCTGATGGAAAAGGTACCGATAAATCAATGA